The genomic region TGGGGGATGTAAATGTGGATGGAAAGCCTGTGTTTACGGCTAAAGTCGGTGACTTTGGCTTGGCTAAGAAGGAGGAGGAGGTTGAGGGAGGATGGAGAGGCACCCCTAACTATTTAGCTCCGGAGACTATAACCGAAAATAGACAAGAAAAACCTAGTGATATTTGGGCTGTTGGGTTAATTGTGCTTGAAATGCTAACCGGAGAGCGTGCCCGGCATCTTTTCTACGAGAGTGAGACTGGTTGTTTCTGCATTGTTGACAGAAGAATGAAGCCCGAAATTCCGGATACACTATCGACAGTTGCTATGGAGTTCATTGACTTTTGCTTGGAGGAAGTACCGGAGCATAGATGGACAGCTGAAGAGCTTCTGTCTCTTCCTTTTGTGGCAGCTGTTAGATAGTCATTGTCTGAAAGTTCTGTACTTCTGTTATAGAAATTGAAAATCCCATTTGCAAGTTTCAGGGATCATGTTGTAGTTATTCCAAGGGAATGTTGTTTCTGTGGGATTCAACAGAAAGTTGTACAATTGTATATATGGAAGTTATTGAATTCAATCGTTTGAAATCTGTTTCTTGTTTCTTTTTCAATGTCATGCTTCTGTTTTCCCTTGTGTTTAAGGTTATGTTGATCATGTTATGGGAGCCCCTAAATCAAAATGGCACAAATTGTATCACTAATGCTTTTCTGCACTGTGATATATGTAACTGCCAGAGAATGATCTCACTGAATCTAAAGTCCTGATGCATTAATTCTTTATCCAAAGTTTATCTCAAGGTATCTTTAAGTAGGAATCTCAATTCTGGATTTGTTGGCCATTCCTAGTACAGAGAAGAGTAAAATGAATTTTTGCTCAGAATGATCAAGTTAATTCATTGATATGAACAGAATGTTTCTATGTCTTTCCTTTTGATACACAAATCTTCCACAAAAATGATGATACAAATACAATGATCTACTAGTACAGTATCACCCACATTTATGAAAAACAAAAAGCATATATAGGGGGCAGTTCTACCAAGAGTCCAAGACTAATTTGATGCCTGGACAACGAACTTTTAAGAGAGATTTATTCTCAACTTCTACAAAGTCCTCAAAAAAATGGAAGCATCATTTGATTCATTTCTGTACTTCTCAGGCATATCGGTCAACTTCATTCAGGGTGCTTACTTAACAATGGCACTGAAACATACACAACTCCAGAGGCACTTTAAGATGGTTTGACAGAGTAGAGCTTTTTCTGGAGTTCTTCAATTTATGATGGATGCAGAAGGAATATACATCGTTCCTTGCTACGAGTCATCCCCAAATAATTCTACAAATGAGAGCATAAAAGCACCAGATTTAGTCCACAATGCCACACAAATAGTTAATCAGCATACCAAATAGAAGAAACTCAAGAAACATTTCTTTTAGATATATTTGAGTATCTAGCTACTACTACTGAGTCTGTTATAAATTTTAGGTAAGCATTGATGCATCACTCATCGAACAGTTTTCTTTGTTGTATATAATTTTTAGGGAAATTAATTATATGGACATTTTGTCATTGGTAAATTAATGAGGAAAAAAAAAAGAAAAAAAAGAAAAAGAAATGCCAAGTTAATGTTTTATGTTCATGATTTAAGATTGTATATACAAGTATGACAAGAGGAAACTAAACTCTGATCAGATAGCGTAGTTGAAATCTAATATCTAATCTAAGGAATATATGCGATCGTCTCAATTTCTCATGACTTAAGATTTACTTTCTCATTCCCACCTTCATAGTTAGCAAGTAGATATATACGTACTGTCTCAAACTCCATGAATGCATTACTAAAGTGGAGCCACTTCAATGAGTTTGTAAGAACTACTTCAATGAGTTTGTAAGAACTACTTCAAAGTTTGTAAGATCATTCTTTGATTCGAACCAAATTTCATTACGTACCTCAATTGCTATCAGTAATGCACTAATGCTATCCTCACTCAACGATTCAGGTGAAGCAAGATGGAAGAAGGTCATACTACTACTATTATTAGTTTTGTTGTCCTGACTCCTGACATCGACTCAGCATATGGTAAACTTAAACTACTAATGTTTAGGTCTTGCCAGACTGCCTGAAATAATAAATGTTGCACACAAAAGAATCATCCATGTATACTGCAATTCCATATAGCAACGCACAAAGTTAACCTTGTCATCCACTCCGGAAACAACCGTCCAGACAAGGCTCAAGTACAAAATAATAAGAGCTTATAATGATGCATAGAATAATTTCTGGCCCTCTTTCACAATAGAAGTGAAGAACCTTATCTTCTGTCCCAGATGTGTCTGTACACTCTGAAACATGATTACCCCTAGAGTTGAGACAGTTCTATCATGTTCTCACTAGTTGCTAGCTTAATATGGGCCTGTCATATTAGCATAGAACATAAGTAATGAAAACAGCATTGTCGATTTGACTATATATAACAACCACAACCTTAGCTCAAACAATGCACAATACTAGTCGATTGATCTAAGCTTCTTACCGCCTTCTTTTCCTTTCGTCTGGTTTGGAATTGAAGCAAAATAAGTTACTAGTGTAGATTGGACATGTTGCTGAGAATAACTTGGTGGGCAGAATTCCTAGTTCTCTAGGCCAACTGACGAAATTAACATATTTTAGTGTACAGTCAAATAGGTTGTCCGGTACTCTCCCTCCCTCCATCTATAACATCTCCAGTCTCCATAGTTTTTCCATAGCAGACAACCAAATTCAAGGGAGCATGCCCCCATCCTTGTTTAGAAACCTTTCGAATCTCCAATTTTTTTAGCATTTTTTGAAAATCAGTTTACTGGATCACTTCCTCCCTCACTTAAGCAATGTTACTAAGTTAGAGGTATTTCAAGTTGCATATAACAAATTAACAGGACAAGTGCCGAATTTACAAAAGCTTCGTAACCTTGTGGTGTTAATCATCTCGGAAGTGGCAGTGATGGGGACTTAAGATTTATATCAGACGTGACCAATGCCACGAAGTTGGAGTGGTTGGTAATAGGAATATAGGATTCAACAATCTCGGAGGGACGTTGGCCGCATCAATATCTAATCTCTCAACCCTTTCAGTTCTTCATGTTATGAACAACCGTTTACACGGAAGCATCCCTACAGGGATAGTTTTGAGCCTTTAGATTATATAGAGGCTTTAGGTTTTATGAACTTTATAAACTGTATGACTTGCCCACTTTAGAGGAGCCGGATCCATGTTATTTTGTACTACTATTTTTCTTGCATACTAGGTAGTTTCATTAACGAGAGCTATTTTTTAACAACTGTGACGTTTGAACCGTAGAGTATGGAATAGGAAGTGAGGTTTCGACATATGGAGATGTCTACAGCTTCGGCATTATCTTGTTAGAGATGTTTATAGGGAAGATACCTACTGACCACGTCTTCATGGATGGTTTGAGCCTTCACAAGTGTGTGAAGATGGCCATCAGCGAACAAGTTTCTGAGATTGCAGATCCATCACTTGTTCAAGTAGGCAATCCCAGCCAGAGCACCAACAATGCTCTTGAAGAATGCTTGAGTTCAATACTAGGAATTGGAGTTGCATGCTCTGTGGAATCCGCAACAGACCGAAAGATTATCGGTGATGCTGTGTCTGAACTTAAAAAGATTTGAGCGACTTTTGTTGGATAGAAACTTTGCTACTGTTCTGTTATGCCTTTCACTGCCCATATTGTTTTAAAGTGGTGCCTGCTTTCAAGTCTTGTTGCTGTATATGTGCTTGAATTAAGTTATGTATACATTGTGTTTTGTTCTCTGTATCCTAATTCCTATGCATCGTTTCAGGTTC from Fragaria vesca subsp. vesca linkage group LG3, FraVesHawaii_1.0, whole genome shotgun sequence harbors:
- the LOC101291910 gene encoding putative receptor-like protein kinase At3g47110-like, with amino-acid sequence MEEGHTTTIISFVVLTPDIDSAYEYGIGSEVSTYGDVYSFGIILLEMFIGKIPTDHVFMDGLSLHKCVKMAISEQVSEIADPSLVQVGNPSQSTNNALEECLSSILGIGVACSVESATDRKIIGDAVSELKKI